In Aequorivita sp. H23M31, a single window of DNA contains:
- a CDS encoding Maf-like protein, translated as MLREKLKNYNIILASASPRRQTFFRELDLDFQIQVKVINETYPPHLVHSEITDYISQLKASAFSDLKKEEILITSDTLVWLDGEALGKPKDEQDAQEMLHKLSGQMHEVITSVCFTLKDFQKTINDVTKVWFRTLTTEEIEYYIKTCRPFDKAGSYGIQEWIGYIGIEKIEGCYFNVMGLPIRLVYKTLNDIADR; from the coding sequence ATGCTTCGGGAAAAACTTAAAAATTACAATATAATACTCGCTTCGGCTTCACCCAGACGACAAACATTTTTCAGAGAACTGGATTTGGACTTTCAGATTCAGGTGAAGGTTATAAACGAAACTTATCCCCCACATCTTGTACATTCAGAAATAACCGATTATATCTCCCAACTCAAAGCTTCCGCATTTTCAGATTTAAAAAAAGAGGAAATCCTAATTACCAGTGATACTCTTGTATGGCTCGATGGTGAAGCACTCGGGAAACCAAAAGATGAACAAGATGCGCAAGAAATGCTCCATAAATTAAGCGGTCAAATGCATGAGGTTATCACCTCGGTTTGTTTCACCTTAAAAGACTTTCAGAAAACCATAAATGATGTTACGAAAGTTTGGTTCAGAACTCTAACTACCGAAGAAATAGAATATTATATTAAAACCTGCCGACCCTTTGACAAGGCTGGAAGTTATGGCATTCAGGAGTGGATTGGATATATAGGCATTGAAAAAATAGAAGGATGCTATTTTAACGTAATGGGTCTTCCAATTCGTCTTGTTTACAAAACCTTAAACGACATTGCCGACCGTTGA
- a CDS encoding TlpA family protein disulfide reductase — MKYLAFLLLALVLLSCDKNEPSYSIIHGTLENSPADFIVVTGNKLETKIPVSADRTFSDTLHLHSDGFYQLYAGREQTEIYLEKGKNLTINMDGDNFDESLKFSGDLATENNYLNQRYLWNETHIDYKDLYSSDEDTFIKKLDANQKAMDSLYKVHKIKNPNFEKISQKENEYLKATHIENYVDAHRYLTGIEDYQVESNFYNPLKDINYADTLAFRNSLAYQNMLDAHFNRLVNEETYESGDNEHTLLFMKKVNSSLPDGYAKDKIMFNYLHFGLKPDNSLEEAFNIYKNSNPNPDNLMEITGRYNKLQTLIKGKASPTFNYENHKGGKTSLADLKGKYVYIDVWATWCGPCLREIPALKEREKEYQSKNIEFVSISIDEPKDYDKWKNMVTEKSLAGVQLMADNNWNSEFVKDYGILGIPRFILLDPDGNIVSADAPRPSDPMLKKTLDALL, encoded by the coding sequence ATGAAATATTTAGCATTCTTACTTTTGGCACTCGTCCTACTTTCTTGCGATAAAAATGAACCGTCGTACTCTATTATTCATGGTACATTAGAAAATAGTCCCGCGGACTTCATCGTGGTTACTGGGAACAAGTTGGAAACAAAGATCCCAGTTTCCGCAGACCGAACATTTTCAGATACCTTACACTTACATAGCGATGGTTTTTATCAATTATATGCCGGCAGGGAACAAACTGAGATTTATTTGGAAAAAGGGAAAAACTTAACTATCAATATGGATGGAGATAATTTTGACGAGTCCTTAAAATTCTCTGGCGATCTTGCAACTGAAAACAATTATTTGAACCAAAGATATCTTTGGAATGAAACACATATAGACTATAAGGATCTTTATTCTTCAGATGAAGATACCTTTATAAAAAAACTGGATGCAAATCAGAAAGCTATGGATAGTCTTTATAAAGTCCACAAAATTAAAAATCCAAACTTTGAAAAAATCTCTCAAAAGGAAAATGAATATTTGAAAGCAACCCATATTGAAAATTATGTTGATGCACATAGATACCTTACAGGAATAGAAGATTATCAAGTGGAAAGCAACTTTTATAATCCCTTAAAGGATATAAATTATGCAGATACTCTTGCCTTTCGTAACTCACTCGCTTATCAAAATATGTTGGATGCACATTTTAATCGCTTGGTAAATGAAGAAACTTATGAAAGTGGAGACAATGAACACACTTTACTTTTTATGAAAAAAGTAAATTCCTCTTTGCCAGATGGGTATGCTAAGGATAAAATAATGTTCAATTACCTTCATTTTGGTCTAAAACCAGATAACAGTCTGGAAGAAGCGTTTAATATTTATAAGAATTCCAATCCCAATCCGGATAACTTAATGGAAATTACAGGCCGCTATAATAAACTGCAGACCCTTATTAAAGGAAAGGCCTCTCCTACTTTCAACTATGAAAACCATAAAGGTGGAAAAACTAGCCTAGCAGATTTAAAAGGGAAATATGTATATATAGACGTTTGGGCTACTTGGTGTGGACCATGTTTAAGGGAAATTCCCGCTTTAAAAGAAAGAGAAAAAGAGTATCAAAGTAAAAACATTGAATTTGTTAGTATTTCTATTGACGAGCCAAAGGATTATGATAAGTGGAAAAATATGGTTACGGAAAAATCTCTTGCAGGTGTGCAATTAATGGCGGATAACAACTGGAATTCAGAATTTGTGAAGGATTACGGAATACTTGGTATCCCAAGGTTTATATTACTCGACCCCGACGGAAATATAGTTTCTGCAGATGCGCCAAGACCATCAGATCCTATGCTAAAAAAGACTCTTGACGCATTACTTTAA
- a CDS encoding septum formation inhibitor Maf — translation MGGFRFIFIFILLLVLDGCNSSEEKKSLSTILPKNTLSKTENPRNISQEFKDYWFSGNAEITSYHLKQERYNEIREGTAVTIFVTEDFSPDAQVKTNQISEKNISVLKLNFTKNFNTGIYPYSIMNSIFSPISTTGHAIKLSNSVQEWCGQVYIQLNNKKEFEIQEHSYFEGEGDQKFILPKTWLEDELWNIIRINPEGLPTGDLKVIPSLEYIRFRHIEPKEHNAFANLKQGDSLTVYTLNYPDLQRQLKLFFKNNFPYEIEKWEELNGSVKNDTLRLLTTATKIKRMKLDYWNKNRNEYASLRDSLGLN, via the coding sequence ATGGGCGGTTTTCGATTTATATTCATTTTCATTCTGTTGCTAGTTCTAGATGGATGCAATTCTTCTGAAGAAAAGAAGAGCTTAAGTACTATCCTACCCAAAAATACACTTTCAAAAACTGAAAATCCGCGAAACATATCCCAAGAATTTAAAGATTACTGGTTTTCGGGTAACGCTGAAATTACTTCCTACCATTTAAAACAGGAACGCTATAATGAAATCCGAGAAGGGACTGCGGTAACAATCTTTGTAACGGAAGATTTTTCACCCGACGCCCAAGTAAAAACCAATCAGATTTCGGAAAAAAATATTTCTGTATTAAAACTGAATTTCACTAAAAATTTTAACACCGGCATTTATCCCTATTCAATTATGAATAGCATTTTCAGCCCTATTTCCACTACTGGACACGCAATAAAACTTAGTAACAGTGTTCAGGAATGGTGCGGCCAGGTTTATATACAGCTCAATAATAAAAAGGAATTTGAAATACAGGAACACTCATACTTTGAAGGTGAGGGCGACCAAAAGTTTATCCTACCAAAAACTTGGCTTGAAGATGAGCTGTGGAATATAATTCGAATTAATCCCGAAGGATTGCCTACTGGCGATTTAAAGGTTATTCCTTCATTAGAATATATCCGATTTCGACATATAGAGCCTAAGGAGCACAATGCCTTTGCAAATCTGAAACAAGGTGATTCCTTAACCGTATATACCCTAAACTATCCCGATCTGCAACGCCAACTAAAGCTTTTCTTTAAGAACAACTTTCCGTATGAAATAGAAAAATGGGAAGAGTTAAACGGTTCGGTTAAAAATGATACGCTCCGCTTACTTACAACGGCTACCAAGATCAAAAGGATGAAATTGGATTATTGGAATAAAAACCGGAACGAATATGCGTCTTTAAGAGATTCCTTAGGTCTAAACTAA
- a CDS encoding group III truncated hemoglobin yields MYLVIDFGNFAGKRKMIEREIKSRDDVSLLVRTFYAKIRQDELLGPIFNGIITDWETHLELLTDFWETNLFFNRKYFGNPMHAHVEVDNMCGNTINEMHFGTWINLWVQTIDELFNPNDERAQVAKNRARHMGTFLHLNIFNSRTSPQEK; encoded by the coding sequence ATGTATCTTGTTATTGATTTTGGTAACTTTGCAGGAAAAAGGAAAATGATAGAACGCGAAATAAAATCTAGAGACGATGTTTCTCTATTGGTCCGCACATTTTACGCAAAAATCAGGCAGGATGAGCTTCTTGGACCTATTTTTAATGGAATAATTACCGATTGGGAAACCCATTTGGAATTGCTGACAGATTTCTGGGAAACCAACCTTTTCTTTAATAGAAAATACTTTGGAAACCCTATGCACGCACATGTTGAAGTGGACAATATGTGTGGTAATACTATTAATGAAATGCACTTTGGAACTTGGATCAACCTTTGGGTGCAGACCATTGACGAACTTTTTAATCCAAATGATGAAAGAGCGCAAGTGGCAAAAAACCGCGCACGCCATATGGGAACGTTCCTACACCTGAATATTTTCAACTCACGCACTTCGCCTCAGGAAAAATAA
- the ccsA gene encoding cytochrome c biogenesis protein CcsA, producing the protein MLKKVASVLFSTRLTAVLFLVFAAAMAIGTFLDASSETPPTPYTRELIYNAWWFEAIMGIFVINFIGNIFRYNLHKRKMWASLMLHLALILAIFGAFVTRYIGFEGVMHIREGQTENSILSEETYLDVFIDGDYMVDGVPQRRKLKPKKLRLSERLNNDFKINTDYKGQPVTIKFKEFIKGATEGLTLDETGDEYLKIVESSGGERHDHWVKDGEVSNIHNILFAVNKPTEGAINISTTADGEYKISSPFEGNYLRMADQKEGTVAADSVQDFNLRSLYQLGGIGFVVPEELTKGKFGVVKAKPGESHQDALVVEVSSKDETKTVALLGGKGSAPSPTETEVGGLKVYMSYGSESIPLPFSITLNEFIADKYPGTEKGYSSFKSKVTVIDEDKSHFDADIFMNNVLDHDGYRFFQSGFDPDEGGTILSVNHDWWGTWITYIAYFFLYIGLLAILFSKDSRFGKLEIMLDRIKRKKKSMITILVLLLGFSGMAQQPESTSHASLPKEQVDSLIIANAVSKEHAEKFGHLLIQDNGRMKPINTFASELLRKVSRSDHYKGLDADQVFISMSEFPRLWVEVPLIALKRGNDSIRHVAGVPDGQKNISLLDLFDNKGNYKLEPYLAAATRTTTPNQYQKDFIKAHENFSLLNAALSGSILKIFPIPGDPGNKWVSYPELGEVNITGMDSLYARNILPMYFDSLKKARESGDYTQADDFLESITNFQKKYGAEIMPSENKLAAETIYNKADIFNRLYKLFGIFGILMFIFIIAQLFRDRKILRILISGSKILMWIFFTLMTLGLALRWYVSGHAPWSDAYESVIYVAWATVFFGLSFGRKSDLTVASTAFVGAIILWVAHENWLDPSIANLQPVLDSYWLMIHVAVIVMSYGPFTLGMILAAISLLLMIFTTRKNYSKMEINISELTVITEMALTAGLVLLTIGNFLGGQWANESWGRYWGWDPKETWALISIMVYAFVIHARLVPGLRGRWTFNVFALFSYASIMMTYFGVNFYLSGLHSYASGDAPATPTFVWWITLFAVILSVVAYFRYKKYYGKTKRTRKIK; encoded by the coding sequence ATGCTAAAAAAAGTAGCTTCTGTTCTTTTTTCTACCCGATTAACCGCTGTTCTCTTCCTAGTTTTTGCCGCTGCAATGGCAATAGGAACATTTTTGGACGCTTCCTCAGAAACCCCGCCAACCCCCTATACTAGAGAGTTAATATATAATGCATGGTGGTTTGAGGCTATAATGGGAATATTCGTTATAAACTTTATCGGCAATATATTTAGATATAATCTCCATAAGAGGAAAATGTGGGCTTCGCTAATGCTCCATCTCGCTTTGATTCTGGCGATATTTGGTGCATTTGTTACCCGATATATTGGTTTTGAAGGTGTAATGCATATCCGCGAAGGGCAAACTGAAAACTCCATTCTGTCTGAGGAAACTTATTTGGATGTTTTTATAGATGGAGATTATATGGTCGATGGCGTTCCGCAACGTCGAAAATTGAAGCCTAAAAAACTTAGGCTCTCTGAAAGGCTCAACAATGATTTTAAAATAAATACAGATTATAAGGGGCAGCCAGTAACCATTAAATTCAAAGAGTTTATTAAGGGGGCCACGGAAGGATTGACTCTGGATGAAACCGGAGACGAATATCTAAAAATTGTGGAATCCAGCGGTGGGGAAAGACATGACCATTGGGTGAAGGATGGAGAGGTTTCCAACATTCATAATATTTTATTTGCTGTTAACAAGCCAACAGAAGGTGCTATAAATATTTCCACTACGGCCGATGGGGAATACAAAATTTCCAGCCCATTTGAAGGAAATTATCTAAGGATGGCAGATCAAAAAGAAGGAACTGTTGCGGCAGATAGCGTTCAGGACTTTAATCTTCGATCGCTTTACCAACTTGGAGGAATTGGTTTTGTCGTGCCTGAAGAACTGACCAAAGGGAAATTTGGCGTAGTGAAGGCTAAACCAGGAGAATCTCATCAAGATGCTTTGGTTGTTGAAGTTTCGTCGAAGGATGAAACCAAAACCGTGGCGTTGCTAGGAGGTAAAGGTAGCGCGCCAAGTCCTACGGAAACTGAGGTGGGTGGATTAAAAGTATACATGAGCTATGGCTCTGAAAGTATCCCACTTCCTTTTAGCATTACATTAAACGAGTTTATCGCCGATAAATATCCAGGTACCGAAAAAGGGTATTCTTCTTTTAAGAGTAAGGTTACCGTAATAGACGAGGATAAAAGTCATTTTGATGCCGATATTTTTATGAACAACGTTCTTGATCATGATGGATATCGTTTCTTCCAATCTGGTTTCGATCCAGATGAAGGTGGGACTATTCTATCTGTAAACCACGACTGGTGGGGTACTTGGATTACATATATTGCTTATTTCTTCTTATATATAGGTCTTCTCGCCATATTATTCAGCAAGGATAGCCGTTTCGGAAAACTGGAAATTATGCTGGACCGCATAAAGCGTAAGAAAAAGAGTATGATTACTATTTTGGTGCTTCTTCTTGGTTTTTCCGGAATGGCACAACAACCCGAGTCCACATCACACGCTTCTCTGCCTAAGGAGCAGGTTGATTCCCTGATAATTGCAAATGCCGTAAGTAAAGAACACGCTGAAAAATTTGGGCATTTATTGATCCAGGACAACGGTCGGATGAAGCCAATCAATACGTTCGCCAGTGAGTTATTGAGAAAAGTTAGTCGCAGTGACCATTACAAAGGCCTAGACGCAGATCAGGTATTTATTTCGATGTCTGAATTTCCGCGACTCTGGGTTGAAGTTCCATTAATCGCCCTAAAAAGAGGTAATGATAGCATCCGTCACGTAGCCGGTGTTCCTGATGGCCAAAAAAACATATCTCTTCTAGATCTTTTTGATAATAAAGGAAATTATAAACTTGAACCCTATCTGGCAGCTGCCACGCGAACTACTACGCCCAATCAATATCAAAAAGATTTTATAAAAGCGCATGAAAATTTTTCATTATTAAATGCTGCTTTAAGTGGGAGTATATTAAAAATATTTCCCATTCCCGGCGATCCTGGGAATAAGTGGGTTTCTTATCCTGAATTGGGAGAGGTGAATATTACAGGTATGGACTCTCTCTATGCCAGAAATATTCTGCCCATGTATTTTGACAGTTTGAAAAAAGCTAGGGAATCTGGAGATTACACTCAAGCTGATGATTTTTTGGAGAGCATAACCAATTTCCAGAAAAAATATGGAGCCGAGATTATGCCTTCCGAAAATAAATTGGCAGCTGAAACTATTTACAATAAGGCAGATATATTTAATCGGTTGTATAAGTTATTTGGAATATTCGGTATTCTAATGTTCATTTTCATTATAGCCCAACTCTTTAGGGATAGAAAAATTCTTCGTATTCTAATAAGTGGTTCAAAAATATTAATGTGGATATTCTTCACTTTAATGACCCTAGGATTGGCCCTTCGCTGGTATGTAAGTGGTCATGCACCTTGGAGTGACGCCTACGAATCGGTGATTTACGTTGCTTGGGCCACTGTTTTCTTCGGACTATCCTTTGGCCGAAAAAGTGACCTAACGGTTGCCTCTACTGCTTTTGTTGGCGCGATTATTTTATGGGTTGCCCACGAAAATTGGTTAGATCCCTCTATTGCGAACCTTCAGCCAGTATTGGATAGCTATTGGTTGATGATTCATGTGGCGGTAATAGTAATGAGCTATGGTCCTTTTACCTTGGGAATGATTCTGGCAGCAATATCATTGTTACTAATGATATTTACCACGAGGAAGAATTACAGCAAGATGGAAATAAACATCAGTGAGCTTACGGTAATTACCGAAATGGCTCTTACAGCTGGATTGGTGTTATTGACCATCGGTAACTTCTTAGGCGGACAATGGGCGAACGAGAGTTGGGGCCGTTATTGGGGTTGGGATCCGAAAGAAACCTGGGCCTTGATAAGTATTATGGTTTACGCATTTGTAATTCACGCAAGATTGGTGCCCGGACTTCGAGGTCGTTGGACTTTTAATGTTTTTGCCCTGTTTTCCTACGCCTCAATTATGATGACGTATTTTGGTGTAAACTTTTATCTAAGTGGATTACATTCTTACGCCAGTGGAGATGCGCCGGCCACTCCGACCTTTGTTTGGTGGATTACATTGTTCGCGGTAATCCTGAGTGTTGTTGCATACTTCCGATATAAGAAGTATTATGGAAAAACGAAAAGGACTCGAAAGATTAAATAA
- the hutH gene encoding histidine ammonia-lyase — protein MQEIHYISSEILDLSNIKEILEKHMKLALSEEAQLNINKSRDYLVNKMKDNETPVYGINTGFGSLCYVKIPSEGIYKLQENLVMSHACGTGDLVPKPIIKLMLLLKIQSLSYGYSGVQLETIERLIDFYNNEILPVVYTQGSLGASGDLAPLAHLSLPLLGKGEVYWSGKRTPSEKILKKFGWEPITLKAKEGLALLNGTQFMTAYGVHCLLKSYKLSYLADLIGAISTDAFDCNMSPFNPLVHLIRPHRGQIKTAERFREFLHESEIGKSEKKNVQDPYSFRCIPQVHGATKDTITFVHKTFKTEMNSVTDNPNIFVKDDMIISGGNFHGQPLALALDYLAIAMCELGNISERRTYQLVSGLRELPAFLVNNPGLNSGFMIPQYTAASIVSQNKQFATPSSVDSIVSSNGQEDHVSMGANGATKCLKVVDNIETVLAIELMNASQALRFREPTKTSPFLETFLKPYRSIVPFIEEDRVMADDIHASIAFLSSLDVDPEIMFE, from the coding sequence ATGCAGGAAATACATTATATAAGTTCTGAAATACTAGATTTATCCAATATAAAGGAAATTTTGGAGAAGCATATGAAGTTGGCGCTTTCGGAAGAAGCCCAATTGAATATTAATAAATCCCGGGATTATCTGGTTAACAAAATGAAGGATAATGAAACCCCGGTATATGGTATCAACACTGGTTTTGGGTCGCTTTGCTATGTTAAAATTCCATCTGAGGGCATTTATAAATTACAGGAAAACCTTGTAATGTCCCACGCTTGTGGTACAGGAGATCTGGTGCCAAAACCAATTATAAAACTAATGCTCCTGCTGAAAATTCAGTCGCTGAGTTATGGATATAGTGGTGTGCAACTGGAAACCATAGAAAGACTAATTGATTTTTATAATAACGAGATACTTCCGGTTGTTTATACTCAAGGAAGTTTGGGAGCTTCAGGCGATTTGGCGCCCTTGGCCCACCTCTCTCTTCCTCTTTTAGGGAAAGGTGAAGTGTATTGGAGCGGGAAAAGAACGCCTTCGGAAAAAATATTGAAAAAGTTTGGTTGGGAGCCTATTACTTTAAAGGCCAAAGAAGGTCTCGCACTTCTTAATGGTACCCAGTTTATGACCGCTTATGGGGTACATTGTCTTTTAAAAAGCTATAAACTTTCCTATTTGGCCGATTTAATAGGAGCCATTTCTACCGATGCATTCGACTGTAATATGAGCCCTTTTAATCCTTTGGTCCACTTGATACGGCCTCACCGTGGACAGATAAAAACAGCGGAAAGATTTCGAGAATTCTTGCATGAAAGCGAAATTGGAAAATCCGAAAAGAAAAATGTTCAGGATCCATATTCTTTTAGGTGTATCCCACAAGTTCATGGTGCAACCAAAGACACTATCACTTTTGTGCATAAAACCTTTAAAACCGAAATGAACTCGGTTACGGATAATCCTAACATTTTTGTAAAGGATGATATGATTATTTCTGGGGGAAACTTTCACGGGCAGCCATTGGCTCTTGCTTTAGACTATCTTGCTATTGCAATGTGCGAATTGGGCAATATTTCCGAAAGAAGGACTTACCAATTGGTATCAGGATTAAGGGAGCTTCCAGCATTTCTTGTGAACAATCCCGGGCTGAACAGCGGTTTTATGATCCCTCAATATACCGCTGCAAGTATTGTAAGCCAGAATAAGCAATTTGCTACGCCATCGTCAGTCGATTCCATTGTTTCTTCAAACGGGCAGGAGGATCACGTTAGTATGGGTGCGAACGGTGCTACCAAGTGTTTAAAAGTAGTGGATAATATCGAAACCGTTTTGGCTATCGAATTAATGAATGCATCACAGGCATTGCGTTTTCGAGAACCTACAAAGACGTCTCCATTTTTGGAGACATTTCTAAAACCATATCGATCTATTGTTCCATTTATAGAGGAAGACCGTGTAATGGCAGATGACATTCATGCAAGCATTGCATTTTTATCTTCCTTGGATGTGGATCCTGAAATTATGTTTGAATAA
- a CDS encoding geranylgeranylglycerol-phosphate geranylgeranyltransferase, producing the protein MKYLHLIRYQNLIFIALAQVFIRYGLFKPFGIDITLNGFGFSLLVIATLCIAAAGNIINDIYDIEIDKINKPKKVLIGRKVSERSANNLFIGLNVVGVAIGFYLANIIGKPAFAALFIVFSALLYLYASYLKGIILVGNILISVLVAMSLIIVGLFDLMPAITPTNQTTQSTIFSIVLDYALFAFFLNVIREIVKDLEDINGDKKGEMNTLPIALGRKRTTLIVFILGVLLVLGVVFYMYQYLYNQQILLLYFLCAIVAPLLYFCVLAWTAKTKKEYGFLSMVLKIIMFTGICSILLFQIALLD; encoded by the coding sequence TTGAAGTATCTTCACCTCATCCGCTACCAAAACCTGATATTTATTGCGCTGGCGCAGGTATTTATCAGATACGGCCTTTTTAAACCATTTGGGATTGATATAACTTTAAATGGTTTTGGTTTTTCTCTGTTGGTAATTGCAACACTTTGCATAGCGGCGGCGGGAAATATCATAAATGATATTTACGACATAGAAATCGACAAAATAAACAAACCCAAAAAGGTATTGATTGGAAGGAAAGTCAGCGAAAGAAGCGCTAATAATCTGTTTATTGGATTAAACGTAGTTGGTGTAGCAATCGGATTTTATCTTGCCAATATTATCGGAAAGCCGGCATTTGCTGCACTTTTTATAGTTTTCTCTGCTCTCCTCTATTTGTATGCCTCTTATCTAAAGGGAATTATTCTGGTCGGCAACATCCTGATTTCAGTTCTAGTAGCCATGAGCCTCATTATTGTCGGACTCTTTGATTTGATGCCCGCCATTACACCTACCAATCAAACAACCCAATCCACAATATTCAGTATTGTCCTTGATTATGCCCTGTTTGCATTTTTTCTCAATGTTATTAGAGAAATAGTAAAAGATTTAGAGGATATCAATGGTGACAAAAAAGGAGAGATGAATACACTTCCCATTGCCTTGGGAAGAAAAAGAACCACGCTTATCGTCTTTATTCTGGGTGTATTATTGGTATTGGGAGTTGTATTTTATATGTACCAATATCTTTACAATCAACAAATTTTACTTCTTTACTTTCTTTGCGCGATTGTTGCTCCCTTACTTTATTTTTGCGTCTTGGCGTGGACAGCAAAAACCAAAAAGGAGTATGGCTTTCTTTCAATGGTTCTAAAAATAATTATGTTTACGGGAATCTGCTCAATACTGTTGTTTCAAATAGCGCTTTTGGATTAG
- a CDS encoding KdsC family phosphatase, with amino-acid sequence MDYMSYKEYLKHITTFIFDVDGVLTDGTVKVTTEGEMFRTMNVKDGYALKTAVEKGFKVCVISGGTNEGVRVRLQNLGIKDIFLGASQKTQVLEEYLKTNNLKAENVLYMGDDLPDFKIMQEVGLPTCPQDAVPEIKAISKYVSHKKGGKGCVRDVLEQVMKVQGKWAITNGVSAKYD; translated from the coding sequence ATCGATTATATGAGTTACAAAGAATACTTAAAACACATAACCACCTTTATTTTCGACGTGGACGGAGTGCTGACTGATGGCACCGTAAAAGTGACTACGGAAGGAGAAATGTTCCGTACCATGAATGTTAAGGATGGATACGCTCTTAAAACTGCGGTGGAAAAAGGGTTTAAAGTATGTGTTATTTCTGGTGGAACCAATGAAGGAGTGCGCGTAAGGCTCCAAAATTTAGGAATCAAGGATATTTTCCTGGGCGCGAGCCAAAAAACCCAAGTCCTGGAGGAATATTTAAAAACAAACAATCTAAAAGCCGAAAATGTGCTTTATATGGGCGACGATTTGCCCGATTTTAAAATAATGCAAGAAGTAGGACTACCTACCTGCCCACAGGATGCAGTTCCGGAAATCAAGGCCATTTCCAAATACGTATCCCATAAAAAAGGCGGTAAAGGCTGCGTGCGCGATGTCCTGGAACAAGTTATGAAAGTTCAAGGAAAATGGGCGATAACCAATGGAGTAAGCGCTAAATATGATTAA
- a CDS encoding Rossmann-like and DUF2520 domain-containing protein, whose product MINVVFLGFGNLNYHLCHALNKLDGINIKQVFNRNYINFLSPLDGIQFTDKISEIVDADIYIIGIPDDAISPFSEDLPFQNKLTVHTSGGVAMENLSKKNRRGVFYPLQTFSKKRDVDFSNIPVCYEAETPEDLELLRKLGSLISNTVVNISSEKREKLHLAAVFVNNFVNYLYGIGHDILEKEDLSFNLLKPLILETAIKIETLSPVEAQTGPARRNDIKTIKKHLHLLDNENPEYKKFYEQFTEALKK is encoded by the coding sequence ATGATAAACGTAGTGTTTTTGGGATTTGGAAACCTTAATTATCACCTGTGCCACGCCTTGAACAAACTTGATGGCATTAATATAAAACAGGTTTTCAATAGAAATTACATCAACTTTCTTTCTCCATTGGATGGTATCCAATTCACCGATAAAATTTCGGAAATTGTGGATGCGGATATCTATATTATCGGAATTCCTGATGATGCTATTTCTCCTTTTTCCGAGGATCTTCCTTTTCAGAATAAGCTTACTGTTCATACCTCTGGCGGGGTGGCAATGGAAAATCTTTCAAAAAAGAACAGACGCGGGGTTTTTTATCCGCTACAGACATTCTCTAAAAAACGGGATGTGGACTTCTCAAATATTCCAGTTTGCTATGAAGCTGAAACTCCTGAAGACTTGGAATTGCTCAGAAAATTGGGCAGTCTTATCTCTAACACTGTTGTAAATATCTCTTCTGAAAAAAGAGAAAAATTGCATTTGGCAGCCGTTTTCGTTAATAACTTCGTTAACTATTTATATGGAATTGGCCACGACATTTTGGAAAAAGAAGACCTCTCCTTCAATCTATTAAAGCCATTGATTTTGGAAACCGCCATAAAAATCGAAACACTTTCTCCAGTAGAAGCACAAACCGGTCCGGCGCGGCGAAATGATATTAAAACTATAAAAAAACATCTTCATTTACTCGATAATGAAAACCCTGAATATAAAAAGTTTTACGAACAGTTTACCGAAGCATTAAAAAAGTAA